A single Tenacibaculum sp. 190524A02b DNA region contains:
- a CDS encoding aspartate aminotransferase family protein: MSLFDVYPLFDITPVKATDVYVYDENNTQYLDLYGGHAVISIGHSHPTYVNNISEQVNTLGFYSNAVQNPLQSKLAQKLGEVSGCKDYQLFLCNSGAEANENALKLASFITKKKKVISFKNSFHGRTSAAVAATDNPKIIAPINEQQEVVFLDFEDINGVEKALQNNDICAVIIETIQGIGGLHEASTTFFQQLSELCKKYNTLLIADEIQCGFGRTGDFFAFQKHGIEPDIISMAKGMGNGFPVGGILIHPNIKAVYGMLGTTFGGNHLACTASLAVLSVIENEQLLDNTQQVSGYFITQLKNIPQIKGIKGRGLMLGIEFDFPIAELRKNLIFKHHIFTGSSKNPNQLRILPPLCVKKAHIDVFIQALQEELKTLLP; encoded by the coding sequence ATGAGTTTATTTGATGTGTATCCCCTATTTGACATCACTCCTGTAAAGGCTACTGATGTATATGTATACGATGAAAACAACACCCAATATTTAGATTTATATGGAGGCCATGCCGTTATCTCTATCGGACATTCTCACCCAACTTATGTTAACAATATAAGTGAACAAGTAAACACATTAGGGTTTTATAGCAACGCTGTTCAAAATCCTTTACAATCTAAGCTTGCACAAAAACTTGGAGAAGTCTCAGGTTGCAAAGACTATCAACTCTTTCTTTGTAATTCTGGTGCTGAAGCGAATGAAAATGCACTAAAACTAGCTTCTTTTATCACTAAAAAAAAGAAAGTCATTTCTTTTAAAAACTCTTTTCACGGAAGAACCTCAGCGGCTGTTGCCGCTACTGATAACCCCAAAATAATTGCGCCTATTAATGAGCAACAAGAAGTAGTTTTTTTAGATTTTGAAGATATAAACGGGGTTGAAAAAGCTCTTCAAAACAATGATATTTGTGCTGTAATCATTGAAACGATTCAAGGTATTGGCGGATTACATGAAGCTTCTACCACATTCTTTCAACAGCTTTCTGAGCTTTGTAAAAAATACAATACGCTTTTAATTGCTGATGAAATTCAATGTGGATTTGGAAGAACTGGCGATTTTTTTGCTTTTCAAAAACACGGTATTGAGCCAGATATTATTTCAATGGCCAAAGGTATGGGAAATGGTTTTCCTGTTGGAGGCATTTTAATTCATCCAAACATCAAAGCCGTTTATGGAATGTTAGGCACTACCTTTGGTGGTAATCATTTAGCTTGTACCGCTTCTTTAGCCGTTTTATCAGTTATTGAAAACGAACAACTATTAGATAACACACAGCAAGTTTCTGGCTATTTTATAACGCAGCTTAAAAACATTCCTCAAATAAAAGGCATAAAAGGTAGAGGCTTAATGCTTGGGATAGAATTTGACTTTCCTATTGCAGAGCTACGAAAAAACTTAATTTTTAAGCACCACATTTTTACAGGAAGCTCAAAGAACCCTAATCAGCTTAGAATATTACCACCTTTATGTGTTAAAAAAGCACATATTGATGTATTTATACAGGCACTACAAGAAGAATTAAAAACACTTTTGCCATGA
- a CDS encoding M20 family metallo-hydrolase produces MEKQLTTKAIQLLKNLIETPSFSSEEDKTAQLLENWFKEFNIPYTRTNNNVWSVTPNYNENKPTLLLNSHHDTVKPNNGYTKDPFKAIVEEGKLFGLGSNDAGGCLVSLLATYTYFYERSNLQYNLVFAGTAEEESSGPNGLNGLLATLPNIDVAIVGEPTLMQLAVAEKGLVVFDAEVKGTPSHAAHPNNNNAIYNTIEVLQWFQNINFEKTSETLGDVKLTVTQINAGKQHNAVPANVELVIDVRVNDQYTNQEISNYLQEHAPCTSITPRGLNLNSSSIPKEHALVQAGIALGRETYGSPTLSDQAVLSCPSLKLGPGDSRRSHTADEFIYIQEIEEGIDLYIKLLSRVLF; encoded by the coding sequence ATGGAAAAGCAACTCACTACCAAAGCTATTCAACTATTAAAAAATTTAATAGAAACTCCTTCTTTTTCTTCTGAGGAAGATAAAACTGCTCAGTTATTAGAAAACTGGTTTAAAGAATTTAATATTCCATATACTAGAACTAATAACAATGTATGGTCTGTAACTCCCAATTATAATGAAAACAAACCTACCTTATTATTAAACTCACACCATGATACTGTAAAACCTAACAATGGTTATACTAAAGATCCTTTTAAAGCCATAGTTGAAGAAGGGAAACTATTTGGACTAGGAAGTAATGATGCTGGTGGTTGTTTAGTTTCTTTATTAGCTACCTATACTTATTTTTATGAACGATCTAACCTACAATACAATTTAGTTTTTGCAGGCACAGCAGAAGAAGAAAGTAGTGGGCCTAATGGTTTAAACGGTTTACTGGCTACTTTGCCTAACATAGATGTTGCTATTGTTGGTGAGCCTACCTTGATGCAATTGGCAGTTGCTGAAAAAGGATTGGTAGTGTTTGATGCTGAAGTAAAAGGAACTCCTAGTCATGCTGCACATCCTAACAATAACAATGCTATATACAATACCATAGAAGTATTACAATGGTTTCAAAATATTAATTTTGAAAAAACTTCGGAAACTTTAGGCGATGTGAAGCTAACAGTAACACAAATAAATGCTGGTAAACAGCATAATGCGGTACCTGCTAATGTTGAATTAGTAATAGATGTGCGTGTAAATGACCAATATACAAATCAAGAAATTAGTAATTATTTACAAGAACATGCTCCATGTACTAGCATAACACCAAGAGGTTTAAATTTAAACTCTTCTTCTATTCCTAAAGAACATGCCTTAGTACAAGCCGGAATAGCATTAGGTAGAGAAACTTATGGCTCTCCTACTCTTTCAGATCAAGCAGTATTGAGTTGCCCATCATTAAAATTAGGCCCTGGAGATAGCAGACGGTCTCATACCGCGGATGAGTTTATTTATATACAGGAAATTGAGGAAGGTATTGATTTATATATAAAGTTATTAAGTAGAGTATTGTTTTAA
- a CDS encoding acetylornithine carbamoyltransferase — MKQYVSLQDIQNLKKTIDKAIQLKKQPFQFSELGKNKTLVMLFFNASLRTRLSTEKAAKNLGMNVSILNISNTWNLEFEDGTIMDLNTSEHIKEAAKVVSQYADVIAVRAFPSLENKSKDNSEFVINSFVKYATVPIINMESSTDHPLQALADAITIIENSPKKKPKVVLSWAPHPKALPHSVANAFVHLMHKMDVEFTITHPKGYELNPEVTKDFPIEYNQQKAFENADFIYTKNWSSYNNYGQVTNKDRHWMVTQEKLNNAKFMHCLPIRRNVVAEDAVLDSNNSLVIEQANNRTYAAQIVLQQILQNA; from the coding sequence ATGAAACAATATGTAAGTTTACAAGACATTCAAAATCTTAAAAAAACTATTGATAAGGCTATTCAATTAAAAAAACAGCCTTTTCAATTTTCAGAACTTGGAAAAAACAAAACCTTAGTAATGCTTTTTTTCAATGCCAGTTTACGTACAAGATTAAGCACTGAAAAAGCGGCTAAAAACTTGGGTATGAATGTAAGTATTTTAAACATTTCAAATACTTGGAATTTAGAATTTGAAGATGGTACTATTATGGATTTAAACACTTCTGAACATATTAAAGAGGCCGCTAAAGTAGTATCACAATACGCCGATGTTATTGCTGTAAGAGCTTTTCCTTCTCTGGAAAACAAGTCTAAAGATAATTCTGAATTTGTAATTAACAGTTTTGTAAAATACGCCACAGTTCCTATTATTAATATGGAAAGCTCTACAGACCATCCATTACAAGCTCTAGCTGATGCGATTACCATTATAGAAAATAGCCCTAAAAAGAAACCTAAAGTAGTATTGTCATGGGCTCCACATCCTAAAGCTTTACCGCATTCTGTAGCCAATGCTTTTGTACACCTTATGCACAAAATGGATGTTGAGTTTACCATTACGCATCCAAAGGGATATGAGTTAAATCCTGAGGTTACTAAAGACTTTCCTATTGAATACAATCAGCAAAAGGCTTTTGAAAACGCCGATTTTATTTACACTAAAAACTGGAGTTCTTATAATAATTATGGACAGGTAACTAATAAAGATAGGCATTGGATGGTTACTCAGGAAAAGTTAAACAATGCTAAGTTTATGCATTGTTTACCTATTAGAAGAAATGTAGTTGCTGAAGATGCTGTTTTAGATAGTAACAACTCTTTAGTCATAGAACAAGCCAATAACAGAACCTATGCTGCTCAAATAGTATTACAACAAATCTTACAAAACGCATGA
- the argB gene encoding acetylglutamate kinase, with protein sequence MKTIKIIKIGGTIINDENALTEFIQHFSTIQEPKILVHGGGKLATELAKQLNIPVTMIDGRRVTDKATLDIITMVYAGKINKNIVAKLQAKSINCMGLTGSDGNTILSEKRPSTPIDYGYAGDILKVNTQPIELLLQNNMTPVFCAITHDANGQLLNTNADTIASEIAIALSEKYTTELYYCFEKNGVLIDINDDTSVIEKITSESYQQLKKDNIIFEGMLPKLDNCFHALQHKVHRVHIGKTTMLLHNQTKHTSLVL encoded by the coding sequence ATGAAAACTATAAAAATAATTAAGATTGGTGGTACTATTATTAATGATGAAAATGCGCTTACCGAATTTATACAGCATTTTTCAACCATTCAAGAACCTAAAATTTTGGTACATGGAGGCGGTAAATTAGCTACTGAACTAGCTAAACAACTAAACATTCCGGTTACTATGATTGATGGCAGACGTGTTACTGATAAAGCCACCTTAGATATCATAACGATGGTATATGCTGGAAAAATCAATAAAAATATTGTAGCAAAACTACAAGCTAAGTCTATTAATTGTATGGGATTAACTGGCAGTGACGGAAATACTATTCTTTCAGAAAAACGTCCTTCAACCCCAATAGATTATGGCTATGCTGGAGATATTTTAAAAGTAAATACGCAACCTATTGAGTTATTACTTCAAAACAATATGACACCAGTATTCTGTGCTATTACTCATGATGCTAACGGACAACTACTAAATACAAATGCTGATACTATTGCTTCTGAAATAGCCATTGCTTTATCAGAAAAATATACCACAGAGCTGTATTACTGTTTTGAAAAAAACGGAGTGCTCATAGATATTAATGACGATACTTCTGTAATTGAAAAAATTACCTCAGAAAGCTATCAACAATTAAAAAAAGACAATATCATTTTTGAAGGAATGCTTCCTAAATTAGATAATTGTTTCCATGCCTTACAACATAAGGTGCATAGGGTACACATTGGTAAAACTACCATGTTACTTCACAACCAAACCAAACACACATCGCTCGTACTATAA